A single region of the Thioalkalivibrio nitratireducens DSM 14787 genome encodes:
- a CDS encoding low molecular weight protein-tyrosine-phosphatase translates to MEKISVLMVCMGNICRSPMAHGVFVERLRKAGLDAVVEVDSAGTHGYHVGAPPDRRAQAAAGERGYDLGALRARRLTPEDFHHFDYIVVMDEENLHNALALQPAGARARVHRFLEFAPQRAEREVPDPYYGGTQGFTQVMDLVEDAATGLLSHLRDRHGL, encoded by the coding sequence TTGGAAAAGATATCCGTATTGATGGTGTGCATGGGCAATATCTGTCGTTCCCCGATGGCCCACGGGGTGTTTGTCGAGCGCCTGCGCAAGGCGGGCCTGGACGCGGTGGTGGAGGTGGATTCCGCGGGTACCCACGGGTATCACGTCGGTGCACCCCCGGATCGGCGCGCGCAGGCAGCTGCGGGCGAGCGCGGTTACGACCTCGGGGCACTGCGGGCCCGGCGCTTGACTCCCGAGGACTTTCATCACTTCGACTACATCGTCGTGATGGACGAGGAGAACCTGCACAATGCCCTTGCGCTGCAGCCCGCCGGCGCCAGGGCACGTGTGCACCGGTTCCTGGAGTTTGCCCCGCAACGCGCCGAACGCGAGGTTCCAGACCCGTACTATGGCGGAACCCAGGGGTTCACACAGGTGATGGACCTGGTGGAGGATGCGGCGACGGGTCTGCTGTCCCACCTGCGGGATCGGCACGGGCTCTAA